In a genomic window of Muntiacus reevesi chromosome 1, mMunRee1.1, whole genome shotgun sequence:
- the ANKRD35 gene encoding ankyrin repeat domain-containing protein 35 isoform X2: MKRIFSCSSSQVAVERWNRRDQKLLEAVQRGDVGRVAALASRKSARPTKLDSNGQSPFHLAASKGLTECLTILLANGADINSKNEDGSTALHLATISCQPQCVKVLLQHGANEDAVDAENRSPLHWAASSGCASSVLLLCDHEAFLDVLDNDGRTPLMIASLGGHAAICSQLLQRGARVNVTDKNDKSALILACEKGSAEVAELLLSHGADAGAVDSTGHDALHYALRTQDRTLWRLLRQALNRQGRGGQGPVQHLDPASQASPSEPQVGAPPKSPWRAEPEEEQEEEEDEDPCSEEWKYEEEKRKVSQLEQELLRKTEECKAQATAYLGLEKQIQEQVRELGLLLSQEPRAPGDQGSSLRPGGDGMEQGCALNLLAKHIQELKKHQQATAAAAANPVLASKKAEDSVPGEIQYEAQGKSQPEDQEPPQSPKSETVGKTTGQQLTNSDGQALCPDHTDQLFAGRKERPQAPGAEPTSTVAEPVGTAAMNQLLLQLREELAAVWREKDAARGALSRPILEGALGTPRAEAAAAAWEKMEARLEQVLVRLDRAKAGLQMKPEAPAQEPREGALKSVPGTITQEDEEKEKRVPGARGEPLGAPGGDQMPGGGQARGQLEKEVSALRLSNSNLLEELGELGRERQRLQGELQSLSQRLQREFVPRPEAQVQLQQLRRSVGLLTDELALEKEATEKLRKRLASQNRGLQGLWDCLPPDLVGQGSARSTVTAPLEELQACISALVARHREAQQRLARLEEENQQLRGSPSRPGEPRCGEASASPQVAALEQDLGKLEEELRAVQATMSGKSQEIGKLKQLLYQATEEVEELRAREAASLRQHEKTRGSLVAQAQAWGQELKALLEKYNTACREMGRLREAAAEERRRSGDLAARAAEHERQASEMRGRSEQFEKTAELLKEKVEHLIGACRDKEAKIKELLKKLEQLSEEVLAVRGDNARLALQLQGYMEQDVYNILLRILSIQE, from the exons ATGAAGCGCATCTTCTCCTGCTCCAGCTCACAGGTGGCG GTGGAGAGATGGAACCGCCGTGATCAGAAACTGCTGGAGGCGGTGCAGCGGGGGGACGTGGGACGCGTGGCTGCCCTGGCCTCCAGGAAATCTGCCCGACCCACTAAGCTAGACTCAAACGGCCAGTCCCC GTTTCATCTGGCCGCCTCTAAAGGCCTGACAGAATGTCTGACTATACTACTTGCCAATGGGGCTGACATCAACAGCAAGAATGAGGACG GAAGCACCGCCCTGCACTTGGCCACCATTTCTTGCCAGCCACAATGTGTCAAGGTCCTGCTGCAG CATGGTGCCAATGAAGACGCTGTAGATGCAGAAAATCGTAGTCCATTGCACTGGGCAG CCTCCTCTGGCTGTGCCTCAAGTGTGCTCCTCTTGTGTGATCATGAAGCCTTCCTGGACGTCCTGGATAAT GATGGACGTACACCCCTAATGATTGCCTCGCTGGGAGGTCACGCAGCTATCTGCTCACAGCTACTGCAGAGAGGTGCCCGGGTTAATGTCACCGACAAGAATGACAA ATCGGCTCTGATCCTGGCCTGTGAAAAAGGCAGTGCTGAGGTGGCTGAACTGCTCCTGAGCCATGGAGCAGATGCGGGGGCAGTGGACAGCACAGGGCATGATGCTTTGCATTATGCCCTACGCACACAAGACAGGACCCTGTGGAGGCTGCTGCGGCAGGCCCTGAACCGGCAGGGCCGAGGGG GTCAGGGGCCAGTTCAACACCTGGATCCTGCATCCCAG GCctctccctctgagcctcaggtggGTGCACCCCCTAAGAGCCCGTGGAGGGCAGAGcctgaggaggagcaggaggaagaagaggacgaGGATCCTTGTTCAGAGGAGTGGAAGTatgaagaggagaagagaaaagttTCTCAGTTGGAGCAGGAGCTGCTGCGAAAGACGGAAGAGTGCAAGGCTCAAGCTACAGCTTACCTGGGCCTggagaaacagattcaagaaCAGGTGCGGGAGCTGGGGCTCCTCCTGTCCCAAGAGCCCAGAGCTCCAGGGGACCAGGGCTCTAGTCTCCGGCCTGGAGGAGATGGCATGGAACAGGGTTGTGCCCTCAACCTGCTGGCTAAGCACATACAAGAGCTGAAGAAGCATCAGCAGGccacagctgcagcagcagccaaCCCAGTATTAGCTTCCAAGAAGGCTGAGGATTCAGTCCCAGGGGAGATCCAGTATGAAGCCCAGGGAAAGTCCCAACCAGAAGACCAGGAGCCACCCCAGAGCCCAAAGTCTGAGACTGTAGGGAAAACCACAGGACAGCAACTGACCAACAGTGATGGCCAGGCCCTTTGCCCTGATCATACTGACCAGCTGTTTGCTGGCCGGAAGGAGAGGCCCCAGGctccaggggctgaacccacaaGCACAGTGGCTGAGCCAGTGGGCACAGCAGCCATGAATCAGCTCCTGCTACAGCTGAGGGAGGAGCTGGCTGCGGTGTGGCGAGAAAAGGATGCAGCCCGGGGGGCTTTATCAAGACCCATCTTGGAGGGAGCTCTGGGGACACCCCGGGCTGAGGCTGCAGCAGCTGCCTGGGAGAAGATGGAGGCCAGGTTGGAGCAGGTGCTGGTGAGACTGGATCGAGCAAAAGCAGGATTGCAGATGAAACCCGAGGCCCCTGCCCAGGAGCCCAGAGAGGGAGCGCTCAAGTCAGTCCCAGGGACCATCACCcaagaagatgaagaaaaggagaaaagggtccCCGGGGCCCGGGGAGAGCCTCTAGGGGCTCCtggaggggaccagatgccaggaggAGGCCAGGCCAGGGGACAGCTGGAGAAGGAGGTGTCCGCCCTGAGACTGAGCAACAGTAACTTGCTGGAGGAGCTGGGGGAGCTGGGCCGGGAGCGGCAGCGGTTGCAGGGGGAGCTGCAGTCCCTGAGCCAGCGGCTACAGCGGGAGTTTGTGCCCAGGCCGGAGGCGCAGGTCCAGCTACAGCAGTTGCGGAGGAGTGTGGGGCTGCTGACAGATGAActggccctggagaaggaggccACCGAGAAGCTGCGGAAGCGCCTGGCCTCCCAGAACAGAGGCCTCCAGGGGCTGTGGGACTGCCTGCCCCCAGACCTGGTAGGCCAGGGGAGTGCACGGAGCACAGTCACCGCGCCCCTGGAAGAGCTGCAGGCCTGCATCAGTGCCTTGGTGGCCAGGCACCGCGAGGCCCAGCAGCGGCTGGCTCGGCTGGAGGAGGAAAACCAGCAGCTGCGGGGCTCCCCTTCCCGCCCTGGCGAGCCTCGCTGTGGGGAGGCCTCGGCTTCCCCTCAGGTGGCGGCTCTGGAGCAAGACCTGGGGAAGCTGGAGGAAGAGCTGCGGGCGGTTCAGGCCACGATGAGCGGGAAGAGCCAGGAGATAGGGAAGCTGAAGCAGCTGCTCTACCAAGCCACCGAGGAAGTGGAGGAGCTGAGGGCCCGGGAGGCGGCCAGCCTGCGGCAGCACGAGAAAACTCGgggctccctggtggcccaggcccAGGCTTGGGGCCAGGAGCTAAAGGCCCTGCTGGAAAAGTATAATACGGCCTGCCGGGAGATGGGTCGGCTGCGGGAGGCGGCGGCCGAGGAGCGGCGCCGGAGCGGGGACTTGGCCGCGCGCGCGGCGGAGCACGAGCGCCAGGCCAGCGAGATGCGCGGACGCTCCGAACAGTTCGAGAAGACGGCGGAGCTGCTCAAAGAGAAGGTGGAGCATCTCATCGGCGCTTGCCGGGACAAGGAGGCCAAG ATCAAGGAATTGTTGAAGAAGCTGGAGCAGCTTTCAGAGGAGGTTCTAGCTGTTCGGGGAGATAATGCTCGCCTTGCCCTACAGCTGCAG GGCTACATGGAACAGGACGTGTATAATATCCTCCTGCGAATCCTCAGCATACAGGAGTGA
- the ANKRD35 gene encoding ankyrin repeat domain-containing protein 35 isoform X1, translating to MKRIFSCSSSQVAVERWNRRDQKLLEAVQRGDVGRVAALASRKSARPTKLDSNGQSPFHLAASKGLTECLTILLANGADINSKNEDGSTALHLATISCQPQCVKVLLQHGANEDAVDAENRSPLHWAASSGCASSVLLLCDHEAFLDVLDNDGRTPLMIASLGGHAAICSQLLQRGARVNVTDKNDKSALILACEKGSAEVAELLLSHGADAGAVDSTGHDALHYALRTQDRTLWRLLRQALNRQGRGGQGPVQHLDPASQASPSEPQVGAPPKSPWRAEPEEEQEEEEDEDPCSEEWKYEEEKRKVSQLEQELLRKTEECKAQATAYLGLEKQIQEQVRELGLLLSQEPRAPGDQGSSLRPGGDGMEQGCALNLLAKHIQELKKHQQATAAAAANPVLASKKAEDSVPGEIQYEAQGKSQPEDQEPPQSPKSETVGKTTGQQLTNSDGQALCPDHTDQLFAGRKERPQAPGAEPTSTVAEPVGTAAMNQLLLQLREELAAVWREKDAARGALSRPILEGALGTPRAEAAAAAWEKMEARLEQVLVRLDRAKAGLQMKPEAPAQEPREGALKSVPGTITQEDEEKEKRVPGARGEPLGAPGGDQMPGGGQARGQLEKEVSALRLSNSNLLEELGELGRERQRLQGELQSLSQRLQREFVPRPEAQVQLQQLRRSVGLLTDELALEKEATEKLRKRLASQNRGLQGLWDCLPPDLVGQGSARSTVTAPLEELQACISALVARHREAQQRLARLEEENQQLRGSPSRPGEPRCGEASASPQVAALEQDLGKLEEELRAVQATMSGKSQEIGKLKQLLYQATEEVEELRAREAASLRQHEKTRGSLVAQAQAWGQELKALLEKYNTACREMGRLREAAAEERRRSGDLAARAAEHERQASEMRGRSEQFEKTAELLKEKVEHLIGACRDKEAKIKELLKKLEQLSEEVLAVRGDNARLALQLQDSQKTHEEIISTYRKHLLNAAQGYMEQDVYNILLRILSIQE from the exons ATGAAGCGCATCTTCTCCTGCTCCAGCTCACAGGTGGCG GTGGAGAGATGGAACCGCCGTGATCAGAAACTGCTGGAGGCGGTGCAGCGGGGGGACGTGGGACGCGTGGCTGCCCTGGCCTCCAGGAAATCTGCCCGACCCACTAAGCTAGACTCAAACGGCCAGTCCCC GTTTCATCTGGCCGCCTCTAAAGGCCTGACAGAATGTCTGACTATACTACTTGCCAATGGGGCTGACATCAACAGCAAGAATGAGGACG GAAGCACCGCCCTGCACTTGGCCACCATTTCTTGCCAGCCACAATGTGTCAAGGTCCTGCTGCAG CATGGTGCCAATGAAGACGCTGTAGATGCAGAAAATCGTAGTCCATTGCACTGGGCAG CCTCCTCTGGCTGTGCCTCAAGTGTGCTCCTCTTGTGTGATCATGAAGCCTTCCTGGACGTCCTGGATAAT GATGGACGTACACCCCTAATGATTGCCTCGCTGGGAGGTCACGCAGCTATCTGCTCACAGCTACTGCAGAGAGGTGCCCGGGTTAATGTCACCGACAAGAATGACAA ATCGGCTCTGATCCTGGCCTGTGAAAAAGGCAGTGCTGAGGTGGCTGAACTGCTCCTGAGCCATGGAGCAGATGCGGGGGCAGTGGACAGCACAGGGCATGATGCTTTGCATTATGCCCTACGCACACAAGACAGGACCCTGTGGAGGCTGCTGCGGCAGGCCCTGAACCGGCAGGGCCGAGGGG GTCAGGGGCCAGTTCAACACCTGGATCCTGCATCCCAG GCctctccctctgagcctcaggtggGTGCACCCCCTAAGAGCCCGTGGAGGGCAGAGcctgaggaggagcaggaggaagaagaggacgaGGATCCTTGTTCAGAGGAGTGGAAGTatgaagaggagaagagaaaagttTCTCAGTTGGAGCAGGAGCTGCTGCGAAAGACGGAAGAGTGCAAGGCTCAAGCTACAGCTTACCTGGGCCTggagaaacagattcaagaaCAGGTGCGGGAGCTGGGGCTCCTCCTGTCCCAAGAGCCCAGAGCTCCAGGGGACCAGGGCTCTAGTCTCCGGCCTGGAGGAGATGGCATGGAACAGGGTTGTGCCCTCAACCTGCTGGCTAAGCACATACAAGAGCTGAAGAAGCATCAGCAGGccacagctgcagcagcagccaaCCCAGTATTAGCTTCCAAGAAGGCTGAGGATTCAGTCCCAGGGGAGATCCAGTATGAAGCCCAGGGAAAGTCCCAACCAGAAGACCAGGAGCCACCCCAGAGCCCAAAGTCTGAGACTGTAGGGAAAACCACAGGACAGCAACTGACCAACAGTGATGGCCAGGCCCTTTGCCCTGATCATACTGACCAGCTGTTTGCTGGCCGGAAGGAGAGGCCCCAGGctccaggggctgaacccacaaGCACAGTGGCTGAGCCAGTGGGCACAGCAGCCATGAATCAGCTCCTGCTACAGCTGAGGGAGGAGCTGGCTGCGGTGTGGCGAGAAAAGGATGCAGCCCGGGGGGCTTTATCAAGACCCATCTTGGAGGGAGCTCTGGGGACACCCCGGGCTGAGGCTGCAGCAGCTGCCTGGGAGAAGATGGAGGCCAGGTTGGAGCAGGTGCTGGTGAGACTGGATCGAGCAAAAGCAGGATTGCAGATGAAACCCGAGGCCCCTGCCCAGGAGCCCAGAGAGGGAGCGCTCAAGTCAGTCCCAGGGACCATCACCcaagaagatgaagaaaaggagaaaagggtccCCGGGGCCCGGGGAGAGCCTCTAGGGGCTCCtggaggggaccagatgccaggaggAGGCCAGGCCAGGGGACAGCTGGAGAAGGAGGTGTCCGCCCTGAGACTGAGCAACAGTAACTTGCTGGAGGAGCTGGGGGAGCTGGGCCGGGAGCGGCAGCGGTTGCAGGGGGAGCTGCAGTCCCTGAGCCAGCGGCTACAGCGGGAGTTTGTGCCCAGGCCGGAGGCGCAGGTCCAGCTACAGCAGTTGCGGAGGAGTGTGGGGCTGCTGACAGATGAActggccctggagaaggaggccACCGAGAAGCTGCGGAAGCGCCTGGCCTCCCAGAACAGAGGCCTCCAGGGGCTGTGGGACTGCCTGCCCCCAGACCTGGTAGGCCAGGGGAGTGCACGGAGCACAGTCACCGCGCCCCTGGAAGAGCTGCAGGCCTGCATCAGTGCCTTGGTGGCCAGGCACCGCGAGGCCCAGCAGCGGCTGGCTCGGCTGGAGGAGGAAAACCAGCAGCTGCGGGGCTCCCCTTCCCGCCCTGGCGAGCCTCGCTGTGGGGAGGCCTCGGCTTCCCCTCAGGTGGCGGCTCTGGAGCAAGACCTGGGGAAGCTGGAGGAAGAGCTGCGGGCGGTTCAGGCCACGATGAGCGGGAAGAGCCAGGAGATAGGGAAGCTGAAGCAGCTGCTCTACCAAGCCACCGAGGAAGTGGAGGAGCTGAGGGCCCGGGAGGCGGCCAGCCTGCGGCAGCACGAGAAAACTCGgggctccctggtggcccaggcccAGGCTTGGGGCCAGGAGCTAAAGGCCCTGCTGGAAAAGTATAATACGGCCTGCCGGGAGATGGGTCGGCTGCGGGAGGCGGCGGCCGAGGAGCGGCGCCGGAGCGGGGACTTGGCCGCGCGCGCGGCGGAGCACGAGCGCCAGGCCAGCGAGATGCGCGGACGCTCCGAACAGTTCGAGAAGACGGCGGAGCTGCTCAAAGAGAAGGTGGAGCATCTCATCGGCGCTTGCCGGGACAAGGAGGCCAAG ATCAAGGAATTGTTGAAGAAGCTGGAGCAGCTTTCAGAGGAGGTTCTAGCTGTTCGGGGAGATAATGCTCGCCTTGCCCTACAGCTGCAG GATTCCCAGAAGACCCATGAAGAGATCATCTCTACTTATAGGAAGCATCTGCTGAATGCTGCTCAG GGCTACATGGAACAGGACGTGTATAATATCCTCCTGCGAATCCTCAGCATACAGGAGTGA